From one Dama dama isolate Ldn47 chromosome 4, ASM3311817v1, whole genome shotgun sequence genomic stretch:
- the LOC133054415 gene encoding uncharacterized protein LOC133054415, producing the protein MLAGTTEEACSRATGDLLQTLGISGYRASTKKAQIARQEVTYLGYKIRQGQRWLTQAMKETILQIPEPKNPRQVREFLGTVGYCRLWIMGFAEKARPLYEGSKETPNWTWTEPMKQAFQTLRWALLEAPALALPNPNKPFQLFVDEKQGIGKGVLTQKWGPWKWPVAYLSKRLDPVAAGWPPCLHIIAATALLIRDADKLTYGQQLSVYTPHAVEGVLKQPPGKWISNARLTHYQALLLDAPQVRFQTPCFLNPATLLPNPEKDSPLHDCSEILAEALAARKDLTDVPLSNREVVWFTDGSSYVKDGQRKAGAAIVDDSGQTIWAETLPPNTSAQKAELIALTQALEQAKGKRVTIFTDSQYAFSTAHMQGPIYQERGFRTAEGKEVKNLPEIRRILEAVQLPQAVAIVHVPGHQKGEDPKARGNRAADAAAREAASRDYAALILAVGLPPPCMGTLPPVPEYSLPDLAWINKDTTLQKDDQDGWYRDQINNLILPATLGHHLCEHLHTTTHLGEKKTLTLLQTACLRFPRQNATVREIIQACKACQLMRAEKKQHSGTRYRGEKPGQHWEIDFTERLMILMF; encoded by the exons atgttggctggaaccacagaggaagcTTGCAGCCGTGCCACTGGGGACCTATTACAGACCCTAGGCATCTCGGGGTATCGCGCTAGCacaaagaaggcacaaatagcccggcaagaggtcacctatttggggtataagatcaggcaggggcaaaggtggctaacccaggccatgaaagaaacaatattgcagataccagagcccaaaaacccccgccaggtgagagagtttctggggactgttggatattgcagactgtggattatggggtttgctgagaaggcccggcccttatatgagggaagtaaagagaccccaaactggacttggactgagccaatgaaacaggctttccagacactcagatgggccctactagaagccccagcccttgccctgcctaacccaaataagccattccagctgtttgtagatgaaaagcaaggaataggaaagggggtcttgactcaaaaatggggaccatggaagtggccggtagcatacctttcgaagcgattagacccggtggccgctgggtggcccccttgccttcaCATCATTGCAGCTACAGCCCTCCTCATCCGCGACGCTGacaagttgacgtatggacagcaactctcggtttacaccccccacgccgtagaaggggttttaaagcagccgccgggtaagtggatctccaatgcccgcttgacacactaccaggccttgctgctcgatgccccacaggtgcgttttcagaccccttgcttcctaAATCCGGCCACGCTCCTACCCAACCCAGAGAAGGAcagccctctccatgattgcagtgagatactggctgaggccctggcggcacgaaaagacttaactgatgtacccctaaGCAACAGGGAGGtagtatggttcaccgatgggagcagttatgtaaaagatgggcaaaggaaggcgggagccgccatagttgatgattcagggcagacgatatgggctgagacactacccccaaacacttctgcacaaaaagcagaattgattgccctaacacaggctctggagcaagccaaagggaagagagtcaccatttttactgacagccAATATGCTTTCAGCACTGCCCATATGCAAGGTCCCatataccaagaaaggggatttcggacagctgagggaaaagaggtcaaaaatctgCCTGAGATTCGCAGGATCTTGGAAGCTGTCCAACTACCCCAGGCAGTAGCTatagtacatgtccccggtcaccagaaaggagaagaccctAAGGCGCGGGGCAATCGTGCTGCTGATGCGGCCGCTCGAGAAGCAGCTAGCCGGGACTATGCTGCCCTcatattagccgtgggacttccacctccttgtatggggaccttgccaccagttcccgaatattccctccctgatctcgcctggatcaacaaggataccaccctccagaaagatgaccaagatggatggtaccgagaccaAATCAACAACCTGAtcttgcctgccaccctgggtcatcacctgtgtgaacacctgcacacaactacacacttgggagaaaaaaagaccctaacacttctccagacggcctgcctgaggttccctcgacaaaatgccactgtacgagagataattcaagcctgcaaagcgtgccagctgatgagggcagagaagaagcagcaCTCGGGAACGAGATACcgaggggaaaagccagggcaacattgggagatagatttcactgag AGGTTAATGATTCTTATGTTCTGA